A genomic segment from Arcobacter acticola encodes:
- a CDS encoding carbohydrate ABC transporter permease, with protein MKKIVNQKAWFLVLPVLLLVGFSAVIPLMTVVNYSVQDTFGNNEFFAVGLEWFKEILHSERIHDALGRQILFTGIILLIEIPLGIFIALHMPKKGFWASACLILVALPLLVPWNVVGTIWQIFGRTDIGLLGHSLSSLGIDYNYTQNVLDAWITIIIMDVWHWTSLVVLLCYAGLQSIPSAYYQAAKIDQASNWNIFRYIQLPKMMGVLLIASLLRFMDSFMIYTEPMVVTGGGPGNATTFLSIDLVKMAIGQFDLGPAAAFSLIYFLVILLCSWAFFTIMTNIDKKEA; from the coding sequence ATGAAAAAAATTGTAAACCAAAAAGCCTGGTTTTTAGTATTACCAGTATTATTATTAGTAGGTTTTTCTGCTGTAATTCCTTTAATGACTGTTGTAAATTATTCGGTACAAGATACATTTGGTAATAATGAATTTTTTGCAGTTGGTCTAGAATGGTTTAAAGAAATACTTCATTCAGAAAGAATACATGATGCACTGGGGCGTCAAATTCTTTTTACAGGAATAATTTTATTAATAGAAATACCATTAGGAATCTTCATAGCGCTTCATATGCCTAAAAAAGGTTTTTGGGCATCTGCTTGTTTAATTTTAGTTGCTTTACCACTTTTAGTTCCATGGAATGTTGTTGGTACTATTTGGCAAATTTTTGGAAGAACTGATATTGGACTTCTTGGGCATAGTTTATCATCTTTGGGTATTGACTATAACTATACACAAAATGTATTAGATGCATGGATTACAATTATTATTATGGATGTATGGCATTGGACTTCACTAGTTGTTTTACTTTGTTATGCAGGATTACAATCAATTCCTTCTGCTTATTATCAAGCAGCAAAAATTGATCAAGCATCTAATTGGAATATTTTTAGATATATCCAACTTCCTAAAATGATGGGAGTATTATTAATTGCTTCATTGTTAAGATTTATGGATAGTTTTATGATTTACACAGAACCTATGGTTGTAACAGGTGGAGGACCAGGAAATGCAACAACATTTTTATCTATTGACTTAGTAAAAATGGCGATTGGTCAATTTGATTTAGGTCCAGCAGCAGCATTTTCGCTAATTTATTTCTTAGTTATTTTGCTATGTTCTTGGGCATTCTTTACAATTATGACTAATATAGATAAAAAGGAGGCCTAA
- a CDS encoding pyruvate kinase alpha/beta domain-containing protein: MRKSGVGEDPINVVDTMHNIIAKTEDIYNYDKQYKFPYLDEFDVIQSTVTKLADDLKANGILALTSSGKSALKMSRYRPKTPIFTFTHKKKVLNSLTAVWGVEPIGTIKEAQASKMFQKMLKALDEKGLLNRNGLYVATVGYPVGMPGSTNTIKILTPSEIEYYLNFKEEEI; encoded by the coding sequence ATGAGAAAGTCAGGAGTTGGTGAAGACCCAATAAATGTAGTTGATACAATGCATAATATTATTGCAAAAACAGAAGATATTTATAATTATGATAAACAATATAAGTTTCCATACCTAGATGAATTTGATGTTATTCAATCAACTGTTACAAAATTGGCAGATGATTTAAAAGCGAATGGTATCCTAGCTCTTACAAGCTCAGGAAAATCAGCATTAAAAATGTCAAGATATAGACCAAAAACGCCAATATTTACCTTTACTCATAAGAAAAAAGTGTTAAACTCACTAACAGCCGTTTGGGGAGTAGAACCAATAGGAACAATAAAAGAGGCACAAGCATCAAAGATGTTTCAAAAGATGCTAAAAGCATTGGATGAAAAAGGATTGTTAAATAGAAATGGATTGTATGTAGCAACAGTGGGATATCCAGTAGGGATGCCAGGAAGTACAAATACAATCAAAATATTAACTCCATCTGAAATAGAGTATTATTTGAATTTTAAAGAGGAAGAGATTTAA
- a CDS encoding ABC transporter substrate-binding protein, which yields MEIRKRITTSVFATIIGLGASTLNAADMTKWMDEFQPSVLTKAEQKAELDWFEKAAMPYKGMTIKVVSEGIGTHVYESKTLTEAFFDLTGIRVIHDIIGEGDVVEKLQTQMQTGQNIYDAYINDSDLIGTHWRYKQARDLTDWMAGEGKDVTNPGLDLKDFIGTSFTTGPDGKLYQLPDQQFANLYWFRADWFADPKNMADFKAKYGYELGVPVNWSAYEDIAEFFTGRVIDGKKVYGHMDYGKKDPSLGWRFTDAWMSMAGMGDVGEPNGLPVDEWGIRVNEKSQPVGSCVERGGATNSPAAVYAIEKYNEWLKKYAPPSASGMVFSEAGPVPAQGEIAQQIFWYTAFTADMVKENIAVVNEDGTPKWRMAPSPHGAYWKEGTKIGYQDAGSWTLMKSTPLKNSQAAWLYAQFVTSKTVDLKKSHVGLTFIRESSINHESFTQRAPKLGGLIEFYRSPARTQWSPTGTNVPDYPKLAQLWWQNIGDASSGAKTAQEALDSLCEAQEKVLQRIERAGVQGDIGPKLNKKSDASYWLNKEGSPKAKLVNEKPTPVTISYDELIKSWTK from the coding sequence ATGGAAATTAGAAAAAGAATTACAACATCAGTTTTTGCAACTATTATAGGTTTAGGTGCATCTACTTTAAATGCAGCAGATATGACTAAATGGATGGATGAATTCCAACCTTCAGTTCTTACAAAAGCTGAACAAAAAGCTGAATTAGATTGGTTTGAAAAAGCTGCTATGCCTTATAAAGGAATGACAATTAAAGTTGTATCTGAAGGTATTGGAACACACGTTTATGAAAGTAAAACATTAACAGAAGCATTCTTTGATTTAACAGGGATTAGAGTAATTCACGACATCATTGGAGAAGGTGATGTAGTTGAAAAGTTACAAACACAAATGCAAACAGGTCAAAATATATATGATGCATACATCAATGATTCTGATTTAATTGGTACACATTGGAGATATAAACAAGCTAGAGATTTAACTGATTGGATGGCAGGAGAAGGTAAAGATGTTACAAATCCTGGATTAGATTTAAAAGATTTTATTGGAACATCTTTTACAACAGGTCCTGATGGGAAATTATATCAATTACCAGATCAACAATTTGCTAACCTTTATTGGTTTAGAGCAGACTGGTTTGCGGATCCAAAAAATATGGCTGATTTTAAAGCTAAATATGGTTATGAGTTAGGTGTTCCTGTTAACTGGTCAGCATATGAAGATATCGCTGAATTCTTTACTGGTCGAGTAATTGATGGTAAAAAAGTTTATGGACATATGGATTATGGTAAAAAAGATCCATCTTTAGGTTGGAGATTTACAGATGCATGGATGTCAATGGCAGGAATGGGTGACGTAGGTGAGCCAAATGGTCTTCCTGTTGATGAATGGGGAATTAGAGTAAATGAAAAATCTCAACCTGTTGGATCTTGTGTAGAAAGAGGTGGAGCTACAAACTCTCCAGCAGCTGTTTATGCAATTGAAAAATACAACGAATGGTTAAAAAAATATGCACCACCAAGTGCTAGTGGTATGGTATTCTCAGAAGCAGGACCAGTTCCAGCTCAAGGTGAAATTGCACAACAAATATTCTGGTACACTGCATTTACAGCAGATATGGTAAAAGAAAATATTGCAGTAGTAAATGAAGATGGGACTCCAAAATGGAGAATGGCTCCATCACCACATGGAGCTTATTGGAAAGAAGGAACAAAAATTGGTTATCAAGATGCTGGTTCTTGGACTTTAATGAAATCAACTCCATTAAAAAATTCTCAAGCAGCTTGGCTATATGCACAGTTTGTTACATCTAAAACGGTTGATTTAAAGAAATCACATGTTGGTTTAACATTTATTAGAGAATCATCTATTAACCATGAGTCATTTACACAAAGAGCACCTAAACTTGGTGGACTTATAGAGTTCTATAGATCACCAGCTAGAACACAATGGTCTCCAACTGGAACAAATGTACCTGATTATCCAAAATTAGCACAATTATGGTGGCAAAATATTGGTGATGCATCTTCTGGAGCAAAAACAGCACAAGAAGCACTTGACTCACTTTGTGAAGCACAAGAAAAAGTTCTTCAAAGAATTGAAAGAGCTGGAGTACAAGGTGATATTGGACCAAAACTTAATAAAAAAAGTGATGCGTCATATTGGTTAAATAAAGAAGGTTCTCCAAAAGCTAAATTAGTAAATGAAAAACCAACTCCAGTGACTATTTCATATGATGAATTAATCAAGTCTTGGACAAAATAA
- a CDS encoding helix-turn-helix domain-containing protein produces the protein MRYISNLNNKTVKELEKIVKNGNSLQLRQRAKSILLSNEGITVKEICKIFNKSTRTVYRWFDRFKEEQIENLSDEIGRGRKPALNENDIDKVKKLIETNSIKETCIALNKESKRVKKVSPQILKRYLKKYTI, from the coding sequence ATGAGATATATAAGTAATTTAAATAATAAAACAGTAAAAGAATTAGAAAAAATAGTAAAAAATGGTAATTCATTGCAATTAAGACAAAGAGCTAAATCTATACTTTTAAGTAATGAAGGTATAACAGTAAAAGAGATATGCAAAATATTCAATAAGTCAACAAGAACAGTTTATAGATGGTTTGATAGATTCAAAGAAGAACAAATAGAAAATTTATCTGATGAAATTGGTCGTGGTAGAAAACCAGCACTAAATGAAAATGATATTGATAAAGTAAAAAAACTTATTGAAACAAATAGTATCAAAGAGACTTGTATAGCTCTTAATAAAGAGTCAAAAAGAGTTAAAAAAGTATCACCTCAAATCTTAAAAAGATATTTAAAAAAATATACAATATAG
- the glpK gene encoding glycerol kinase GlpK: MKYILAIDQGTTSSRAILFSKQMKIEATSQEEFPQYFPNSGWVEHNPNDLFETVLNSCKNVLKKANAKIEDIVSIGITNQRETTIVWDKHTGEAIYNAIVWQDRRTAKECNELKEKGYEKTIVEKTGLLLDPYFSGMKLKWILENVDGAKQKAINGDLLFGTVDSFLIWKLSEKKNHVTDATNAARTMLFNIKTNKWDEEICKLLDIPMNILPEVKDCADNFALINKKFFGKEIPINGVAGDQQSAAIGQACFEKGMVKSTYGTGCFALLNIGDKMVISKNKLLTTIAYRLEGKTTYALEGSIFIAGAVIQWLRDGLKIIKNAKEAQELAKNADTNQQLYMVPAFTGLGAPYWDTICRGAIYGLTRATGPNEFSKAALESVAYQTRDLLEAMNDDLCNFNEESNTKTILRVDGGMSSSDYTMQFLSDILGATIDRPEILETTALGVAWLAGMKAGF, encoded by the coding sequence ATGAAATACATTTTAGCAATAGATCAAGGCACAACATCAAGTCGAGCTATATTATTTAGCAAGCAAATGAAAATTGAAGCTACTTCTCAAGAAGAGTTTCCTCAATACTTTCCAAACTCAGGATGGGTTGAACATAATCCAAATGACCTTTTTGAAACTGTTTTAAATAGTTGTAAAAATGTATTAAAAAAAGCAAATGCAAAAATTGAAGATATTGTATCTATAGGAATTACTAATCAAAGAGAAACAACAATTGTATGGGATAAGCACACAGGTGAAGCTATTTATAATGCCATAGTTTGGCAAGATAGAAGAACAGCAAAAGAGTGTAATGAGCTTAAAGAAAAAGGCTATGAAAAAACAATTGTAGAAAAAACAGGTCTATTACTTGATCCTTATTTTTCTGGAATGAAATTAAAATGGATTCTTGAAAATGTAGATGGAGCTAAACAAAAAGCTATTAATGGAGACTTATTATTTGGTACTGTTGATTCTTTTTTAATATGGAAATTAAGTGAGAAAAAAAATCACGTAACAGATGCTACAAATGCAGCAAGAACTATGCTTTTTAATATTAAAACAAACAAATGGGATGAAGAGATTTGTAAATTATTAGATATTCCTATGAATATACTTCCTGAAGTAAAAGATTGTGCTGATAATTTTGCTTTAATAAATAAGAAATTCTTTGGAAAGGAAATACCAATTAATGGTGTAGCAGGGGATCAACAATCAGCAGCTATAGGACAAGCATGTTTTGAAAAAGGAATGGTTAAATCAACTTATGGAACAGGCTGTTTCGCCCTTTTAAATATAGGCGATAAAATGGTTATTTCGAAAAATAAACTTTTAACAACCATAGCTTATAGACTTGAGGGGAAGACAACTTATGCTCTTGAAGGTTCAATATTTATTGCAGGTGCAGTTATTCAATGGTTAAGAGATGGATTAAAAATTATTAAAAATGCTAAAGAAGCTCAAGAATTGGCAAAAAATGCAGACACAAATCAACAATTATATATGGTACCTGCCTTTACTGGATTAGGAGCACCCTATTGGGATACTATATGTAGAGGAGCTATTTATGGCTTAACTCGTGCTACGGGACCTAATGAATTTTCTAAAGCTGCCCTAGAAAGCGTTGCTTATCAAACAAGAGATTTATTAGAAGCTATGAATGATGACTTATGCAATTTTAATGAAGAATCAAATACTAAAACTATTTTACGTGTTGATGGAGGAATGTCCTCTTCTGATTATACAATGCAATTTTTATCAGATATTTTAGGTGCAACAATAGATAGACCTGAAATTCTAGAAACTACAGCACTTGGAGTTGCGTGGCTTGCTGGTATGAAAGCAGGCTTTTAA
- a CDS encoding ABC transporter ATP-binding protein, whose translation MAKITLSNLAHSYKKNPKSIDDYVLRPLNHEWDDGAAYALLGPSGCGKSTLLNIISGILTPSEGSILFDGKDVTFADTASRNIAQVFQFPVVYDTMTVRQNLEFPLRNRGANEQYIQQRVGSIARAIKVEDLLDTKAQGLTADAKQKISLGRGMVREDVNAILFDEPLTVIDPHMKWELRTQLKALHKELKHTMIFVTHDQTEALTFADKVVVMNNGSVLQIGTPEELFKKPAHTFVGYFIGSPGMNVFEAKIEENIADLQGNKIKLNAKYKNLTGKVELGIRPEFIELCEEGEGIKIEINRIEDVAHHKIVRANYNNRKVNIIVPEDIKITSTMNNIRFKEEGINIYVDGWLVEGDLS comes from the coding sequence ATGGCAAAAATAACTCTTTCAAATTTAGCACATAGTTATAAAAAGAATCCAAAATCAATTGATGATTACGTACTAAGACCTTTAAATCATGAATGGGATGATGGTGCAGCATATGCTCTTTTAGGACCATCTGGATGTGGAAAATCAACTTTATTAAATATTATCTCAGGGATATTAACACCTTCAGAAGGAAGTATTTTATTTGATGGGAAAGATGTAACATTTGCAGATACTGCAAGTAGGAATATAGCACAAGTTTTTCAGTTTCCTGTAGTTTATGACACAATGACAGTAAGACAAAACCTAGAATTTCCATTAAGAAATAGAGGTGCAAATGAACAGTATATTCAACAAAGAGTTGGTTCAATTGCCAGAGCAATTAAAGTTGAAGATTTACTAGATACAAAAGCTCAAGGATTAACAGCTGATGCTAAACAAAAAATTTCTTTAGGTAGAGGAATGGTTAGAGAAGATGTTAATGCAATTTTATTTGATGAACCTTTGACTGTAATTGATCCTCATATGAAATGGGAATTAAGAACTCAACTAAAGGCATTACATAAAGAATTAAAACATACTATGATTTTCGTTACTCATGATCAAACAGAAGCATTAACATTTGCAGATAAAGTTGTTGTTATGAATAATGGTTCTGTTTTACAAATTGGAACACCAGAAGAATTATTTAAAAAACCTGCACATACTTTTGTAGGATATTTTATTGGTTCACCAGGAATGAATGTTTTTGAAGCAAAAATCGAAGAGAATATCGCAGACTTACAAGGTAATAAAATTAAACTTAATGCTAAATATAAAAATTTAACTGGAAAAGTTGAATTAGGTATTAGACCTGAATTTATTGAATTGTGTGAAGAAGGTGAAGGTATCAAAATTGAGATTAATAGAATCGAAGATGTTGCTCATCATAAAATTGTAAGAGCAAATTATAACAATAGAAAAGTAAATATTATAGTTCCAGAAGATATAAAAATTACGTCAACAATGAATAATATTAGATTTAAAGAAGAAGGTATAAATATTTATGTCGATGGTTGGCTAGTAGAAGGAGATTTATCATGA
- a CDS encoding ABC transporter ATP-binding protein → MSLELRNVSMKVDGQTYIYNTNLTLKKGTMNVLLGRTLSGKTTLMRIMAGLDVPTSGHIFWEGKDVTGMRVQDRKIAMVYQQFINYPSMSVYDNIATPLRIMKKDEAFIDQEVRKTAKLMRLDNILDRKPLELSGGQQQRCALARSLVKGSGLVLLDEPLANLDYKLREELREEIPKMFEESGAIFVYATTEPEEALLLGGNVATLWEGNITQFDETAKVYHNPNNAITAKVFSNPAMNFLDIKKEGAFIYYGKNEKVEATDVLEKLEDGNYLAGFRPNHLELTKHSDNSIKFSAHLDVTEITGSETFLHMHHDDDNWIGLVHGVHDLEYNSKLSVYLDTRHIFIFATDGDLIHTASYVQER, encoded by the coding sequence ATGTCCTTAGAACTAAGAAACGTATCTATGAAAGTAGATGGACAAACATATATTTACAACACAAACTTAACACTAAAAAAAGGAACCATGAATGTACTTCTTGGTCGTACTTTATCAGGGAAAACTACATTAATGAGAATTATGGCTGGATTAGATGTACCTACATCTGGTCATATTTTTTGGGAAGGAAAAGATGTTACAGGAATGAGAGTACAAGACAGAAAAATAGCAATGGTTTATCAACAATTTATTAATTATCCTTCTATGAGTGTCTATGATAATATAGCTACTCCTTTACGAATCATGAAAAAAGATGAAGCATTCATTGATCAAGAAGTTAGAAAAACTGCTAAATTAATGAGACTAGATAATATATTAGATAGAAAGCCCCTTGAACTTTCTGGTGGACAACAACAAAGATGTGCACTTGCACGTTCATTAGTGAAAGGTTCAGGTCTAGTATTATTAGATGAACCTCTTGCAAATTTAGATTATAAATTAAGAGAAGAGTTAAGAGAAGAGATTCCTAAAATGTTTGAAGAATCAGGTGCAATATTTGTTTACGCAACTACTGAACCAGAAGAAGCCTTATTATTAGGTGGAAATGTAGCAACTTTATGGGAAGGGAATATAACTCAATTTGATGAAACTGCAAAAGTTTATCATAATCCTAATAATGCAATTACTGCTAAAGTTTTTTCAAATCCTGCAATGAACTTCCTTGATATAAAAAAAGAAGGTGCTTTCATTTATTATGGTAAAAATGAAAAAGTAGAGGCAACAGATGTATTAGAAAAATTAGAAGATGGAAACTATTTAGCTGGATTTAGACCAAATCATTTAGAACTTACTAAACATAGTGACAATTCAATAAAATTTTCTGCACATTTAGATGTTACAGAGATTACAGGTTCTGAAACTTTTTTACATATGCACCACGATGATGATAATTGGATTGGATTAGTTCATGGTGTTCATGACTTAGAATATAACTCAAAATTATCAGTATATTTAGATACACGTCATATTTTTATATTTGCAACAGATGGTGATTTAATTCATACAGCATCTTATGTACAAGAAAGATAG
- a CDS encoding IS630 family transposase, which yields MNYSSKKAQILNVLSWSAKDWIDTYYFDESGFSLDSNIPYYWSPIGKPVEIPSNRFAKRINVLGFLNTKNNHLFSKTTITKVDTQVVIDFFNDFVNQITKTTVVILDNASIHTSKLFKAEIEKWEKLGLQLLFLPPYSPELNKIEILWKHMKYHYHKLEAYLSFDNLHKHVKNLLAGFGTNYDINFK from the coding sequence ATGAATTATTCTTCCAAAAAAGCTCAAATACTTAATGTTTTAAGCTGGTCTGCTAAAGATTGGATTGATACATATTATTTTGATGAGAGTGGTTTTTCACTTGATTCAAATATCCCTTATTATTGGTCACCAATAGGTAAGCCAGTAGAAATTCCATCAAATAGATTTGCAAAAAGAATAAATGTTTTAGGGTTTTTAAATACAAAGAATAATCATCTCTTTTCGAAAACTACAATAACAAAAGTAGATACACAAGTTGTTATAGATTTCTTTAATGATTTTGTAAATCAGATTACAAAAACTACTGTTGTCATACTTGATAATGCATCTATTCACACAAGTAAGCTTTTTAAAGCAGAGATAGAAAAGTGGGAGAAGCTTGGACTACAATTATTATTTTTACCACCATATTCACCTGAACTAAATAAAATAGAAATATTGTGGAAACATATGAAATATCACTATCATAAACTAGAAGCTTATTTATCATTTGATAATTTACATAAACATGTTAAAAATTTATTAGCTGGCTTTGGAACTAATTATGACATTAATTTTAAGTAG
- a CDS encoding GntR family transcriptional regulator, whose product MFAKNGIPLYIQLKEKLLEDIKLNYKVNDIIPAEGKLEKKYEVSRITVRKAIEELEKDNIVVKKQGKGTFVQEQKILYDANSIGSLTQRLSKQKHLLTTKSISFEIIEKEEEHFVKDMLNCDKLLCIRRTRLLDEVPFTLMINYFDVNTVPDIDKKLNLESLYAFLKEEYNIEFYNAEEIVEAKAADASEAEKLNIKEGSPLLSLKRLSFDKNNYPIEYSNLVIKADMYKHKIILSNDKMSNL is encoded by the coding sequence TTGTTCGCCAAAAATGGTATACCTCTATATATTCAACTAAAAGAAAAGTTATTAGAAGATATTAAATTAAATTATAAAGTTAATGATATTATTCCAGCAGAAGGTAAGTTAGAGAAAAAATATGAAGTTAGCAGAATAACTGTACGAAAAGCCATTGAAGAATTAGAAAAAGATAACATTGTTGTTAAAAAGCAAGGTAAAGGAACCTTTGTTCAAGAACAAAAAATTCTTTATGATGCAAACTCAATAGGTTCTTTAACGCAAAGACTATCCAAACAAAAACATTTGTTAACTACAAAGTCAATCTCATTTGAAATAATAGAAAAAGAAGAAGAGCATTTTGTAAAAGATATGTTAAATTGTGATAAATTACTTTGTATTAGAAGAACAAGGTTATTAGATGAAGTTCCATTTACATTAATGATTAACTATTTTGACGTTAATACTGTTCCTGATATTGATAAAAAACTAAATTTAGAATCTTTGTATGCTTTCTTAAAAGAAGAGTATAATATTGAATTTTATAATGCTGAAGAAATTGTAGAAGCAAAAGCAGCGGATGCTAGTGAAGCTGAAAAACTAAATATTAAAGAAGGTTCTCCTTTATTATCATTAAAAAGACTTTCTTTTGACAAAAATAACTATCCAATTGAATATTCAAATCTAGTAATTAAAGCAGATATGTATAAACATAAGATTATTTTATCTAATGATAAAATGTCGAATTTATAA
- a CDS encoding carbohydrate ABC transporter permease: MNSSREKKGFFSNKSPMIMFIYIIFLMLPVYWLVNMSFKTNEEILGTFSLFPVNFTFDNYIVIFTDPSWYWGYLNSMTYVTMNTVISLLVALPAAYAFSRYSFMGDKHLFFWLLTNRMAPPAVFALPFFQLYSSIGLFDTHIAVALAHTLFNVPLSVWILEGFMRGVPKEIDETAYIDGFSFFGFFTKIFTPLIASGIGVAAFFCFMFSWVELLLSRTLTSVNAKSIAATMTKTVSASGVDWGVLAAAGVLTLVPGAIVIYFVRNHIAKGLSLGRV; this comes from the coding sequence ATGAATAGTTCAAGAGAAAAAAAAGGTTTTTTTAGTAATAAATCGCCAATGATTATGTTTATTTATATAATATTTTTAATGTTACCAGTTTATTGGTTAGTTAATATGAGTTTTAAAACGAATGAAGAGATATTAGGAACTTTTTCTTTATTTCCTGTTAATTTTACATTTGATAATTACATTGTAATTTTTACAGATCCTTCTTGGTATTGGGGATATTTAAACTCAATGACTTATGTTACTATGAATACAGTGATTTCACTTTTAGTTGCACTTCCTGCAGCTTATGCTTTTTCAAGATATTCATTTATGGGAGATAAACATTTATTCTTTTGGCTATTAACCAACAGAATGGCACCACCTGCGGTTTTCGCGCTGCCATTTTTTCAACTTTATTCAAGTATTGGTTTATTTGATACACATATAGCGGTGGCTCTAGCTCATACATTATTTAATGTACCATTATCAGTTTGGATTTTGGAAGGCTTTATGCGCGGTGTACCAAAAGAAATAGATGAGACTGCTTATATTGATGGATTTAGTTTTTTTGGTTTCTTTACAAAGATATTCACTCCATTAATTGCTTCAGGTATTGGTGTTGCAGCCTTCTTTTGTTTTATGTTTTCATGGGTAGAACTTTTACTTAGTAGAACATTAACATCAGTTAATGCAAAATCAATTGCAGCAACTATGACAAAAACAGTTTCAGCATCAGGAGTAGATTGGGGCGTTTTAGCAGCAGCAGGTGTTTTAACACTTGTTCCTGGTGCAATCGTTATATATTTTGTTCGTAATCATATTGCCAAGGGTCTATCTCTTGGACGAGTTTAA
- a CDS encoding DUF2160 domain-containing protein — translation MNLSWMAWTSGTAIFFICIFVALLIMTIWAIKWPQAPRVGILRIETTPGDRLFLSLLGSAFICLAWLAIFGAPIFGGMIVCVLYAFAVFRWV, via the coding sequence ATGAATTTATCATGGATGGCTTGGACAAGTGGAACCGCAATATTTTTCATTTGTATTTTTGTCGCTTTACTAATCATGACTATTTGGGCTATTAAATGGCCTCAAGCACCAAGAGTAGGTATTTTAAGAATTGAAACCACACCTGGTGACCGACTTTTTCTTAGTCTATTAGGTTCGGCTTTTATTTGCCTTGCATGGTTAGCAATATTTGGTGCTCCAATTTTTGGAGGAATGATTGTTTGTGTTCTTTATGCTTTTGCGGTTTTCCGTTGGGTATAA